The DNA region CTCACCATCCGCCACTCACCCACCACCGCTTGTTAATCGCAATATTAACATAAAATTCCTTGTTTTTTTTGTTAATGCTAATTACTCTTTTTCAAATTCGTTCACTTTCACCAAAGAATTTTTGCTTTCTAATTCATCTCTAGCAATCTTATGAGAAGGCTGAATTACTTCTTTATGGATTTTATTAAACCATTCCTTAGGTAACATTTTCGCTCGTTCCATAAGTTGAGCAAGAAAGGTTTTTGTATAATCCGCCCAGTTTTGAACCTGTTTTTTTAATGCTTGATTCTCTGTTCGCAATTCAAGATTTTCTTTTTCAAATTTCCGCCCTTGCTCTCGGTAGTAATCACGATCTTTAGTAACCAATTTTTTTTCGCTTTTTAATTGTTGGACAGATTCTTTTAGAGCTTCTACTTCTTCACGAGTAGCAATCCCTTTTAGAGCTGTGTTCTTGATGGTTTCAAAATCCTCTTTTTCAAGCGTGACCTTGTTTGAAAACTTCCCTTCTTTCGCTTTAAGATCTTCCACTCTTTTAATCTCTTTATCTATTTCCCTGATTTTCTGTAAGTTTTGTTCTCGTAATTGAGCTTCCGTTTCAAGCTTTTGAATTTGGTCATTTAACATTTTCTCTTTGAATTTCTGCATTTCAAGATGTTCAGCATTCGAACCCTTTTCTCCGCGATCTAAACCGTATCCTCGTTCGTTTAAGAAGTGATTATAGCGATCTTGTAATTCAGATAAAGCTTTCTTATTCCCTACCATCTCTTTAGCAGATAACCGCCCATCTTCTGTTAATGGAACAAAACCAAAGTGCATATGCGGAGTTTTCTCATCCAAGTGAACCGTAGCATAGATGACGTTTTCTTCCCCATATTCCTTTTTAATAAAATCCAAATTGTCTTTAAAAAATTGTTTTTGCCGTTCAGGAGAAAGGCGATCAAAGAATTGGTTGTCACTCGTCAGCAAACCATCTACCAGTTTAATAGCATCCGAACGAATTGAACGAGATCCTTTGTAGCCTTCCTTGATCCGTTCATCAATCTTGTTTATGTACTGGATCTTCTCGGAGT from Bacillaceae bacterium S4-13-56 includes:
- the mobV gene encoding MobV family relaxase, yielding MSFSIYRLSKVANAVDTRGLQRHNQRENKKESYANKDIDHSKTHLNYDLINSEKIQYINKIDERIKEGYKGSRSIRSDAIKLVDGLLTSDNQFFDRLSPERQKQFFKDNLDFIKKEYGEENVIYATVHLDEKTPHMHFGFVPLTEDGRLSAKEMVGNKKALSELQDRYNHFLNERGYGLDRGEKGSNAEHLEMQKFKEKMLNDQIQKLETEAQLREQNLQKIREIDKEIKRVEDLKAKEGKFSNKVTLEKEDFETIKNTALKGIATREEVEALKESVQQLKSEKKLVTKDRDYYREQGRKFEKENLELRTENQALKKQVQNWADYTKTFLAQLMERAKMLPKEWFNKIHKEVIQPSHKIARDELESKNSLVKVNEFEKE